CGATGGCCCGACCCTGGCCATGGCGTTTGCCAAGCACGCCCTGCGCGACGCGCTGCGCATGCCGTTTGACGCCTTCATGGACCTTGAGGCCGCCGGCCAGGGCTTGATGCACGCTTCGCATGATCACAAGGAAGGCGTGCAAGCCTTCCTCGAAAAACGCCAACCGCGTTTTACAGGTAACTGATACCCATGAACATCCAATGGTGGGAAGACTACGAGGCCGACTGGACCTTGAACACCGGCCGGCGCACGGTGACCGAGTTCGACATCCTGAGCTTCGTCACCCTGGTCGGCATGAACGAGGCGCTGTTCATGGACGCCGAGTACATCGCCAAGGACACGCCGTTTGGTCGGCGCATCGCGCCCGGCGCGCTGGTGTTCAGCTACGCCGAGGGGCTGGTGATCCAGACCGGCCATTTGAACGGCAGCGCCATTGCCTTTCTGGGCTCCGAAATGAAAATGCAGGGTCCGGTGTACCTGGGTGACACGATCCAGGTGACTGTCGCCCTGGCTGACAAGCGCGAGACCTCAAAGCCGGACCGGGGCCTGGTCACTACCCGCAACCGGGTCACGAACCAGTCCGGCCAACCGGTGCTTGAATACCTGGCAACGCGCATGCTGCGCCGCCGGCCGCGCTAACCCAGCCCCTCCCCCACCTGCTTCAGGGATTCCGCCATGAGCCACGCTTTCAATACGTCCGAGATTGACCAGCTGGAACACCGTGCGGGCGAATCCCTGTACGGCGACGGCGCTCTGGTGGTGCTCAAAGGCATGCTCGAAGCGGGCATCAGCTATTTTGGCGGCTATCCGGGCGCGCCGACGGCCAACCTGATCGACGCCGCTGCGGACGCCTATGAGCCGGTACTCAAGAAATACGGCGTGTACGTGGAGTCCTCGGCCAACGAGATGTCCGCCGCCGCCATGTGTACAGCGTCCGTATTCGCCCCGGTGCGCGGCGCAGTGACCTGGAAAGTGCTCGGTAACGGCGTATCCACGGACGTGGTCGACCACATCTCGC
This sequence is a window from Immundisolibacter sp.. Protein-coding genes within it:
- a CDS encoding MaoC family dehydratase; its protein translation is MNIQWWEDYEADWTLNTGRRTVTEFDILSFVTLVGMNEALFMDAEYIAKDTPFGRRIAPGALVFSYAEGLVIQTGHLNGSAIAFLGSEMKMQGPVYLGDTIQVTVALADKRETSKPDRGLVTTRNRVTNQSGQPVLEYLATRMLRRRPR